From the Bacillus tuaregi genome, one window contains:
- a CDS encoding RluA family pseudouridine synthase: MSRFILKWEIDNQDAGKMVKKFLKEKCISKTALTDIKFKGGRIDINGKEVNVRYYLQADDHLTVHFPIEEPSTGLRGENIPLNILYEDDYVMVVNKPFEMNTIPSREHPTGSLANALIGYFQKIGLQATTHIVTRLDRNTSGLVLIAKHRHVHHLLSNEQKAGRVKRVYEAFAEGILKEKTGKIEVPIGRKVNSIIEREVRQDGQYALTHYQVIQSYSRFTWLRLQLETGRTHQIRVHLSFIGHPLVGDELYGGQLNLMERQALHCWKLIFVHPILGKQLEFTAPLPSDMKALLS, encoded by the coding sequence ATGTCAAGATTTATACTAAAGTGGGAAATTGACAACCAGGATGCAGGTAAGATGGTTAAAAAATTTCTGAAAGAAAAGTGCATCTCTAAAACAGCTTTAACAGATATAAAGTTTAAAGGGGGAAGGATTGATATTAATGGAAAGGAAGTGAATGTCCGCTATTATCTGCAGGCGGATGATCATTTAACTGTCCATTTTCCAATCGAGGAGCCTAGTACAGGCTTAAGAGGTGAGAATATTCCGTTAAATATTCTCTATGAAGATGATTATGTGATGGTTGTGAACAAACCATTTGAAATGAATACGATTCCGTCTAGAGAACACCCAACAGGTAGTCTAGCAAATGCATTGATAGGCTACTTCCAGAAAATTGGCTTACAGGCAACCACTCATATCGTAACAAGACTAGATCGGAATACGTCGGGGCTTGTATTGATAGCGAAGCATCGTCATGTCCATCATTTGCTGAGTAATGAGCAAAAAGCAGGTCGGGTAAAAAGAGTCTATGAGGCTTTTGCAGAGGGAATATTGAAAGAAAAAACGGGTAAAATTGAAGTGCCGATTGGGCGGAAGGTCAATAGTATCATCGAACGTGAAGTTAGACAGGATGGGCAATATGCATTGACACATTACCAGGTTATTCAATCCTACTCACGTTTTACATGGCTTCGGCTGCAGCTCGAAACAGGAAGAACACATCAAATCAGGGTTCACCTTTCCTTCATTGGTCATCCATTAGTAGGAGACGAGCTATATGGAGGCCAATTAAATCTAATGGAAAGACAGGCCCTTCATTGCTGGAAATTAATATTTGTCCATCCTATTTTGGGAAAACAGCTTGAATTCACTGCTCCGCTACCATCTGATATGAAAGCTCTGTTAAGCTAA
- the prpE gene encoding bis(5'-nucleosyl)-tetraphosphatase PrpE has translation MKIDIIGDIHGCFQELRELTVMLGYDWGTGIPVHPDGRKLAFVGDLTDRGPESISVIHTVFSLIQKDLAYYVPGNHCNKLYRYFLGNKVQITHGLETTVAEYEILSRKDQQKVRRAFMQLYENAPLYRILDNGNLIIAHAGISEELIGKQNSRVKTFVLYGDITGEKHADGSPVRKDWALEYKGKPYIVYGHTPVKEVREVGNTYNIDTGAVFGGKLSSLRYPEFQIISVPSSMPFVAEKFRELKA, from the coding sequence ATGAAAATTGATATTATAGGAGATATTCATGGTTGTTTCCAGGAATTACGGGAACTAACCGTAATGCTCGGTTATGATTGGGGCACGGGAATCCCGGTCCATCCTGATGGCCGAAAACTTGCTTTTGTTGGAGACTTAACAGATCGTGGACCAGAATCAATCTCTGTCATCCATACCGTTTTTTCGCTTATCCAAAAGGATTTGGCCTATTATGTACCAGGGAATCACTGTAACAAGCTATATCGTTATTTTCTGGGCAATAAAGTTCAAATTACACATGGTTTAGAAACAACGGTGGCGGAATATGAAATACTGTCTAGAAAAGATCAGCAAAAGGTACGCCGTGCCTTTATGCAATTATATGAAAATGCTCCTTTATATCGCATACTAGATAATGGAAACCTTATCATCGCTCATGCCGGAATTAGCGAAGAATTAATCGGAAAACAAAACTCAAGGGTTAAAACGTTTGTACTCTATGGTGATATTACAGGTGAGAAGCATGCGGATGGCTCTCCTGTACGAAAAGACTGGGCATTGGAATATAAAGGTAAGCCTTATATTGTGTATGGTCACACACCCGTAAAAGAGGTTAGAGAGGTTGGCAATACATATAATATTGATACTGGAGCTGTCTTTGGCGGTAAGCTATCCTCATTGAGATACCCTGAGTTCCAAATTATTTCTGTACCTTCTTCTATGCCCTTCGTAGCAGAAAAATTTCGTGAATTAAAAGCATAA
- a CDS encoding monovalent cation:proton antiporter family protein, whose translation MEHGVSVTSLLIVILVAFLTPLLLHKLKLTIIPVVVAEILMGLIIGKSGFDLVESDMWIETLSTLGFIFLMFLSGLEIDFKAFSGGNKRVKLPNGKLEPNTFIAAAIIFGGIFIISLALSYLFVLTGFIDNVFLMTLIISTISLGVVVPTLKEAHLMKTAIGQIILLVAVIADLVTMILLAVFVSLQDGGGNTWLLLILFAAGVLLYFVLKLFTNRSYLETMATGTVQIGTRGVFTLIIVLVAISETVGAENILGAFLAGVLVSLMSPNPDLVHKLDSFGYGFLIPIFFVMIGVDLDIWSLFDDQKLLLLIPLLLIGLFISKIIPVYLLKIWYDHKTVIASGFLLTSTLSLVIAAATIGERMGVITKEMGGMFILVAVITSIFTPIAFKKIFPFEAEHIKKTKVAIIGANQFTLPVYSELKTGAYEPTLYHKAQGKTDNGISPSLFDIIEIDEFSVDALSDTDVFETQIAVISTGDERVNAEIGSVLKEKGVERIICRIESQELEAALKEKDIEVFSVLLSTKTLLRALIESPHVMNILTNQESALYEINLTNNRFEGMTLREFPFTGDVIFVRIFRGKDSIVPHGETELHIGDRLIVTGTKEYVEELKQELQFGIYYS comes from the coding sequence ATGGAACATGGAGTATCTGTTACGTCTTTATTAATTGTTATTTTAGTGGCTTTTTTAACACCTTTATTATTACATAAATTAAAGCTGACTATTATCCCGGTTGTAGTGGCGGAAATATTAATGGGATTAATCATTGGAAAAAGTGGATTTGACTTAGTCGAATCAGATATGTGGATTGAAACATTGTCTACACTTGGTTTTATCTTTCTGATGTTTTTAAGCGGACTTGAAATTGATTTTAAAGCATTTTCAGGAGGAAACAAACGAGTTAAACTTCCTAATGGAAAGCTGGAGCCAAATACATTCATTGCGGCAGCTATTATTTTTGGTGGTATTTTTATCATTTCATTAGCATTATCCTACTTGTTTGTATTAACAGGATTTATTGATAATGTATTTCTTATGACATTAATTATCTCTACCATTTCACTTGGAGTAGTCGTTCCTACTTTAAAGGAAGCTCATCTTATGAAAACAGCCATAGGACAAATTATCCTATTAGTTGCCGTCATTGCGGATTTAGTGACGATGATTCTTTTGGCTGTGTTTGTATCCTTACAAGATGGTGGGGGAAATACGTGGCTACTCCTTATTCTATTTGCTGCTGGGGTTCTTCTTTATTTCGTCCTAAAGTTGTTTACAAACCGAAGCTATTTAGAAACGATGGCAACTGGAACTGTACAGATTGGTACAAGAGGTGTATTTACTTTAATTATTGTACTTGTGGCAATTTCTGAAACGGTGGGAGCTGAAAATATTTTAGGTGCTTTTCTCGCTGGTGTTCTTGTCTCTCTCATGTCACCAAATCCTGATTTAGTCCATAAACTTGATTCTTTTGGTTATGGTTTTTTAATTCCCATCTTTTTTGTGATGATTGGTGTTGATTTAGATATATGGTCATTATTTGATGATCAAAAATTACTGCTGCTTATACCATTATTATTGATTGGATTATTTATTTCCAAAATTATTCCGGTTTATTTATTAAAAATTTGGTACGACCATAAAACGGTGATTGCCTCTGGCTTTTTATTGACATCCACTTTATCGCTTGTCATTGCTGCTGCTACAATCGGTGAAAGAATGGGTGTAATTACAAAGGAAATGGGTGGGATGTTTATTCTGGTTGCTGTCATTACGTCCATCTTTACACCAATTGCCTTTAAGAAGATATTTCCATTTGAAGCAGAGCACATTAAAAAAACAAAGGTGGCAATTATTGGTGCAAACCAATTTACGCTTCCGGTGTACTCAGAGCTGAAGACTGGAGCATACGAGCCAACCCTATACCATAAAGCGCAGGGAAAGACTGATAATGGCATCAGCCCATCCTTGTTTGATATTATTGAGATAGATGAATTTTCAGTAGACGCCTTAAGTGATACAGATGTATTTGAAACGCAAATCGCTGTGATTTCGACAGGTGATGAAAGAGTAAATGCTGAAATTGGTTCGGTACTAAAGGAAAAAGGTGTTGAACGGATCATTTGCCGCATTGAAAGCCAGGAGTTGGAGGCAGCATTAAAGGAAAAGGATATAGAAGTCTTTTCCGTCCTACTTTCAACGAAAACTCTTTTACGTGCACTAATTGAATCACCGCACGTTATGAACATTTTAACGAATCAGGAATCTGCTTTATACGAAATTAATTTAACAAATAACAGGTTTGAAGGTATGACATTACGTGAGTTCCCTTTTACTGGCGATGTAATTTTTGTTCGGATCTTCCGAGGAAAAGACTCAATTGTTCCGCATGGAGAAACTGAGCTTCATATAGGAGATCGATTAATCGTTACCGGTACGAAGGAGTATGTAGAAGAATTGAAACAGGAGCTTCAATTTGGAATATACTACTCCTAA
- the fabI gene encoding enoyl-ACP reductase FabI has product MTISLAGKTFVVMGVANKRSIAWGIARSLNHAGARLIFTYAGERLEKSVRELADTLEREDTLVLPCDVTRDEDIASCFQEIKEKVGIIHGLAHCIAFAHKEELDGEYMNTTRDGFLLAQNISSYSLTAVAKEARSLMTEGGSIVTLTYLGGERVMQNYNVMGVAKASLDASVRYLAADLGKDNIRVNSISAGPIRTLSAKGISDFNTILNIIEERAPLRRTTTPDEVGDTAAFLFSDMARGITGENIHVDSGYHILG; this is encoded by the coding sequence ATGACGATAAGTTTAGCAGGTAAAACCTTTGTTGTCATGGGTGTTGCAAATAAACGAAGTATTGCTTGGGGAATTGCCCGTTCGTTGAATCATGCAGGTGCACGATTAATTTTTACATATGCTGGAGAACGTCTTGAAAAAAGTGTAAGGGAGTTAGCTGATACATTAGAAAGAGAGGATACGCTTGTTCTTCCGTGTGACGTTACTAGAGATGAGGACATTGCAAGCTGTTTCCAGGAGATTAAAGAAAAAGTTGGTATCATTCATGGACTGGCTCATTGTATTGCATTTGCTCATAAAGAGGAGCTTGACGGTGAATACATGAATACAACACGTGATGGCTTTCTTTTAGCACAGAATATTAGTTCATATTCTTTAACGGCTGTTGCAAAAGAAGCCCGTTCGTTGATGACAGAAGGCGGCAGCATTGTGACCCTTACATATCTTGGCGGTGAGAGAGTCATGCAGAATTATAATGTGATGGGAGTCGCAAAAGCTTCCCTTGATGCAAGTGTAAGATACTTGGCAGCAGACCTTGGAAAAGATAACATCCGTGTTAATTCCATTTCTGCCGGACCTATCCGTACTTTATCTGCAAAGGGAATCAGTGATTTCAATACCATTTTAAATATTATCGAAGAGCGTGCTCCGTTACGCCGAACAACCACACCTGATGAGGTTGGAGATACCGCAGCCTTTTTATTTAGTGATATGGCAAGAGGGATTACGGGAGAAAATATTCACGTTGATTCCGGTTATCATATCTTAGGGTAA
- a CDS encoding CotO family spore coat protein has translation MPEKQSRDPLLYIHQPDFVYPKANMQQTYIVNMTKHKSEKSTIAQIPELETEEVSTTKHTAELQESEAEKAIEEQQRVRIAEQKSKKTVDADKKQQKQELDRKEVQDVINQYHHQKQDKDSPSSKTKGKQHSYSFKRVKSFKEMNTVEKLNYLEHFPKLLPPVPCIFVTGSSSVRGFLMNKTEDSVEIKQFNEKILQIPIEQITDVKMLGLQ, from the coding sequence ATGCCTGAAAAACAATCACGTGATCCGCTCCTGTATATTCATCAGCCAGATTTTGTCTATCCAAAGGCGAATATGCAGCAAACATATATTGTAAACATGACAAAACATAAAAGCGAAAAATCCACAATAGCTCAGATTCCTGAATTAGAAACTGAGGAAGTATCTACAACGAAACATACAGCAGAGCTTCAGGAGAGTGAAGCTGAAAAAGCGATTGAAGAACAGCAACGAGTAAGAATAGCTGAACAGAAATCGAAAAAGACGGTTGATGCTGATAAAAAGCAGCAAAAGCAAGAGCTCGATCGAAAAGAAGTTCAGGATGTCATTAATCAATATCATCATCAAAAACAGGATAAGGATAGTCCATCTAGCAAAACCAAAGGCAAACAGCATTCTTATTCATTTAAACGAGTGAAGAGCTTTAAAGAGATGAATACAGTAGAAAAGCTAAATTATTTAGAGCATTTCCCAAAGCTACTGCCACCGGTACCTTGCATCTTTGTAACCGGGAGCAGTTCAGTCAGAGGCTTTTTAATGAATAAAACAGAGGATTCAGTAGAAATTAAGCAGTTTAACGAAAAAATTCTACAGATACCAATTGAGCAAATTACAGATGTTAAAATGCTTGGTTTGCAATAA
- a CDS encoding CotY/CotZ family spore coat protein, with translation MGCGRNDDVLGITDTRGCVCDVVRAIKDIQDNAEDVCECPKNCFQEPLGSLVSPARRANADTRVFVLKTADGSPFHAFFKGKDCACVSIFFRVEEVFDNCCATLRVIKPITKENGQMAPLNMVKNCCIDLDSFCELCGFESTNDCITVDLNCFCAIQCIADVDLGICE, from the coding sequence ATGGGTTGCGGAAGAAACGACGATGTATTAGGTATAACTGATACAAGAGGCTGTGTATGTGATGTAGTCCGTGCGATTAAAGATATCCAAGATAATGCCGAAGATGTATGTGAATGTCCTAAAAATTGTTTTCAAGAACCGCTTGGCTCACTTGTTTCACCAGCAAGAAGAGCGAATGCCGACACAAGAGTATTTGTGTTAAAGACGGCAGACGGATCTCCATTCCATGCCTTTTTTAAAGGTAAAGACTGTGCATGCGTATCCATCTTTTTTAGAGTCGAGGAAGTGTTTGACAATTGCTGTGCAACATTACGTGTGATTAAACCCATCACAAAAGAGAATGGTCAAATGGCCCCTCTAAATATGGTGAAAAACTGCTGCATCGATTTAGACTCTTTCTGTGAATTATGCGGATTCGAAAGCACAAATGACTGTATTACAGTCGACTTGAATTGCTTCTGTGCCATTCAATGTATCGCGGATGTAGATCTTGGTATTTGTGAATAA
- a CDS encoding DUF1360 domain-containing protein: MDITFLELIILGLSTFRLTRLFVFDKITAFVRDIFIDEVEEVDEKGQMDIYLIPKQGLIKGFIGELLSCYWCTGVWASIFLCAFYLLFPAIALPVLLVLAVSGIAAIIETILQLWL, encoded by the coding sequence ATGGACATCACTTTTCTTGAGTTGATTATTTTAGGATTATCCACTTTTCGACTTACTAGATTATTTGTATTTGATAAGATAACTGCTTTTGTTCGGGATATTTTCATTGATGAGGTAGAAGAGGTAGATGAAAAGGGGCAAATGGATATTTATCTCATTCCAAAACAAGGATTAATAAAGGGCTTTATTGGTGAACTATTAAGCTGCTACTGGTGTACAGGGGTTTGGGCCTCTATCTTTTTATGTGCTTTTTATTTATTATTTCCTGCAATCGCCTTACCAGTATTATTAGTGCTTGCGGTTAGCGGAATCGCAGCCATAATTGAAACGATTCTTCAATTATGGCTTTAA
- a CDS encoding sporulation protein — protein MKNKQMILQAFTILFLGGILVGCNVPRNQSNQDYMVLMKTTNPSPKTVVSDSKGMDLIKDIEKDIEGHKALFDVAVIKGKKHILVVYKVKHMQRFHMKKIEKEVNEKLEKKHPDENFIVSSDYKIFLEAVRLEEKMKDPNYSEKEADKEFERIIKLKKELT, from the coding sequence ATGAAAAACAAACAGATGATACTTCAAGCCTTCACCATATTATTTCTGGGGGGAATCTTGGTAGGTTGTAATGTCCCGCGTAATCAGTCTAATCAAGATTATATGGTCTTGATGAAAACGACTAATCCATCTCCGAAAACAGTGGTTTCGGACTCAAAAGGGATGGATCTCATAAAGGATATTGAAAAAGATATTGAAGGACATAAGGCGCTCTTTGATGTGGCGGTGATTAAAGGAAAGAAGCACATCCTTGTGGTGTATAAGGTAAAGCATATGCAGCGCTTTCATATGAAAAAAATTGAAAAGGAAGTGAATGAAAAACTGGAGAAAAAACACCCTGATGAGAATTTTATTGTCTCAAGTGATTATAAGATTTTCTTAGAAGCAGTCAGGCTGGAAGAAAAAATGAAGGATCCTAATTACTCTGAGAAAGAGGCTGATAAGGAGTTTGAAAGAATTATTAAGCTTAAAAAAGAATTGACATAA
- the spoVAC gene encoding stage V sporulation protein AC, which translates to MGNQKQKKTPEQQQYEQLQQKHETKRPVLKNCLKAFFVGGFICTIGQAISYFYIYFFNFTEQTAGNPTVATMIFIAMLLTGFGVYDRIGQFAGAGSAVPITGFGNAVISAAIEHRTEGFVLGVGGNMFKLAGSVILFGVFAAFVVALIKTLLIMWGVI; encoded by the coding sequence ATGGGGAATCAGAAACAGAAAAAAACACCTGAGCAGCAGCAATATGAGCAGCTGCAGCAAAAACATGAAACCAAACGACCTGTTTTAAAAAACTGTCTGAAGGCCTTCTTTGTCGGGGGATTTATTTGCACCATTGGACAAGCAATCAGCTACTTCTATATTTATTTTTTTAATTTTACTGAGCAAACAGCAGGTAATCCGACTGTAGCAACGATGATTTTTATTGCGATGCTGCTAACAGGCTTTGGGGTATACGACCGAATTGGTCAATTTGCCGGGGCAGGCAGTGCTGTTCCAATTACAGGCTTTGGAAATGCTGTAATTTCCGCTGCCATTGAACATCGTACAGAAGGATTTGTTCTTGGTGTTGGTGGTAATATGTTCAAACTTGCAGGCTCTGTCATTCTATTTGGTGTTTTTGCAGCATTCGTAGTCGCACTAATTAAAACATTACTAATAATGTGGGGTGTAATCTAA
- the spoVAD gene encoding stage V sporulation protein AD has translation MLVGKQSWVFQEHPVIAETGVSGGPFEANGLLAEDFDILHDDLWMGQDSYEKAQRVLIEEAIQTVMQKGDLQNEDVQFLIAGDLINQITPTSFAARTAKIPYFGLFGACSTSMEGLALASFMVNYRGAKNVLTGASSHNAATEKQFRYPTEYGGQKPPTAQWTATGAGVALVTENNNQKNLPYTTSATIGKVIDMGLTDPFNMGGAMAPAAADTITAHFKDLGLEPSYYDLIVTGDLARIGRETVLELLEKNGLKVDPDRFRDCGLMLYKDDQPVQAGGSGAGCSAIVLYGHLLNQMKQGVYKRILLVATGALLSPLSFQQGESIPCIAHAVSIEI, from the coding sequence ATGCTCGTTGGGAAACAATCCTGGGTGTTTCAGGAGCATCCTGTTATTGCAGAAACCGGTGTATCCGGTGGTCCATTTGAAGCAAATGGCCTTTTAGCTGAAGATTTTGATATCCTGCATGATGATTTATGGATGGGGCAGGACTCTTATGAAAAAGCACAGCGGGTATTAATCGAGGAAGCCATTCAAACCGTTATGCAGAAAGGAGACCTTCAGAATGAGGATGTACAATTCTTAATTGCAGGGGATTTAATCAATCAAATCACCCCAACAAGCTTTGCTGCTAGGACTGCGAAAATTCCATATTTTGGTCTTTTTGGAGCTTGTTCAACTTCCATGGAGGGTCTGGCATTGGCCTCTTTTATGGTGAATTACAGAGGTGCGAAGAATGTACTAACAGGAGCTTCTAGTCATAACGCAGCGACTGAAAAGCAATTTCGATATCCGACGGAATATGGCGGTCAAAAGCCTCCGACAGCCCAATGGACGGCAACAGGTGCTGGGGTTGCGCTTGTAACAGAAAATAATAACCAAAAAAATCTACCTTACACAACATCGGCAACAATTGGAAAAGTGATTGATATGGGACTGACGGACCCATTTAATATGGGGGGGGCGATGGCGCCTGCTGCTGCCGATACGATCACAGCTCATTTTAAAGATTTAGGACTTGAACCTTCCTATTACGATTTAATTGTGACAGGCGACTTAGCTCGAATTGGACGGGAAACGGTGCTGGAATTGTTGGAAAAAAATGGTTTAAAGGTCGACCCTGATCGTTTCCGTGACTGTGGCCTCATGCTTTATAAAGATGACCAGCCTGTCCAAGCAGGTGGCAGTGGTGCCGGCTGTTCTGCCATTGTTTTATACGGGCATTTATTGAACCAAATGAAGCAGGGTGTATATAAACGGATATTGCTCGTTGCTACAGGTGCATTGTTATCCCCCCTCAGCTTTCAACAGGGGGAATCGATTCCTTGTATTGCCCATGCTGTTTCTATAGAGATATAA
- the spoVAE gene encoding stage V sporulation protein AE: protein MLPMFFWAFVVGGLICVVGQLLFDVAKLTPGHTLSLLVVIGAILDGLGLYEPLVDFAGAGATVPILSFGNSLVHGALQEAEQHGLVGVLTGMFEVTSAGISAAIVFGFLGALMFKPKG from the coding sequence ATGCTGCCAATGTTTTTCTGGGCCTTTGTGGTAGGCGGACTGATTTGTGTCGTCGGTCAATTGTTATTTGATGTAGCTAAATTAACTCCAGGCCATACCTTAAGCCTGTTGGTTGTCATCGGAGCTATTTTAGATGGCTTAGGACTGTATGAGCCACTTGTTGATTTTGCAGGAGCTGGGGCAACCGTACCTATTTTAAGCTTTGGGAATTCCCTCGTTCATGGTGCACTGCAGGAAGCGGAGCAGCATGGATTAGTCGGTGTTCTAACTGGTATGTTTGAAGTAACTAGTGCCGGTATATCAGCAGCCATTGTATTTGGATTTTTAGGCGCATTAATGTTTAAACCAAAAGGGTAA
- a CDS encoding YjcZ family sporulation protein, giving the protein MDMYGCGGFGYGGGYGGGYGYGGNTFVLIVVLFILLIIVGASFYN; this is encoded by the coding sequence ATGGATATGTACGGATGCGGTGGATTCGGCTACGGCGGCGGCTACGGTGGTGGCTATGGTTACGGCGGCAACACATTTGTGTTAATCGTTGTGTTGTTTATTCTTTTAATTATTGTAGGTGCAAGCTTCTACAACTAA
- a CDS encoding stage VI sporulation protein F, with protein MDNQFFKNIERKTGVNMKDILDLANSLQNANFKDERTVRSVVRRVSQIANKPVSKETEDKIVESIVKDGKQLDLNTISKMINKK; from the coding sequence ATGGATAATCAATTTTTTAAAAATATTGAAAGAAAAACGGGCGTCAATATGAAGGATATACTTGATTTAGCAAACTCACTACAAAATGCAAATTTTAAGGATGAGAGAACTGTACGTAGTGTAGTAAGACGTGTTTCACAAATTGCTAATAAACCAGTTTCAAAGGAAACAGAAGATAAAATTGTTGAGTCGATTGTAAAGGATGGTAAACAGCTTGACCTGAACACCATTTCTAAAATGATTAATAAAAAATAA